The following are encoded together in the Arvicanthis niloticus isolate mArvNil1 chromosome 9, mArvNil1.pat.X, whole genome shotgun sequence genome:
- the LOC117714803 gene encoding killer cell lectin-like receptor subfamily B member 1F isoform X3: MIILVSHRIMNILVWSSIWKRKEICLRERPLLHSGHSSHFLSTMDTSRVYRNVKTFRSPGYKQASSPSLPPDACRCPHWHHLALKFGCAGLILLLLSLIGLSVLVRFLVQKSPICSVAAQENRTGLTGRSVILECPRHWHQHWNKCLFISQISKPWTEGLAACSIKDATLLHIENKEELRFVQNFIKGKEQLFFIGLNYVQEEKVWKWINGSILNPNLFLHQTLSAVGPSSAYVAA, encoded by the exons ATGATCATTTTGGTCAGCCACAGGATCATGAACATTCTTGTCTGGAGCAGcatctggaaaagaaaagagatctGTCTCAGGGAGAGACCATTGCTCCATTCTGGACACAG TTCCCATTTTCTGTCTACAATGGACACATCAAGAGTCTACAGAAATGTGAAGACATTTAGGTCTCCAGGGTATAAGCAAGCATCATCCCCATCTCTCCCCCCAG ATGCATGTCGGTGCCCACACTGGCATCATTTGGCTCTGAAATTTGGCTGTGCTGGGCTAATCCTTCTTCTCTTGAGCCTGATTGGACTCAGTGTCTTAG TGAGATTCCTAGTGCAAAAATCACCAATATGCAGTGTGGCTGCTCAAGAGAACAGGACTGGACTAACAG gaaGATCAGTCATACTAGAGTGCCCGAGACACTGGCATCAACACTGGAACAAATGcttatttatttctcaaatttCCAAACCTTGGACAGAAGGTCTAGCAGCCTGCTCTATAAAAGATGCCACTTTGTTGCAcattgaaaataaagaagaactG AGATTCGTGCAGAACTTTATAAAGGGAAAAGAACAGCTATTTTTTATTGGACTAAATTATGTACAAGAGGAGAAGGTCTGGAAGTGGATAAATGGCTCTATTTTAAATCCTAACCT ATTTCTGCACCAAACGTTGTCTGCTGTTGGACCATCCAGTGCATATGTAGCGGCATAA
- the LOC117714803 gene encoding killer cell lectin-like receptor subfamily B member 1F isoform X1 → MIILVSHRIMNILVWSSIWKRKEICLRERPLLHSGHSSHFLSTMDTSRVYRNVKTFRSPGYKQASSPSLPPDACRCPHWHHLALKFGCAGLILLLLSLIGLSVLVRFLVQKSPICSVAAQENRTGLTGRSVILECPRHWHQHWNKCLFISQISKPWTEGLAACSIKDATLLHIENKEELRFVQNFIKGKEQLFFIGLNYVQEEKVWKWINGSILNPNLSSCGLLSRLRITGKDVENSCAIISQTEVYSDSCSSDNHWICQKTLKHV, encoded by the exons ATGATCATTTTGGTCAGCCACAGGATCATGAACATTCTTGTCTGGAGCAGcatctggaaaagaaaagagatctGTCTCAGGGAGAGACCATTGCTCCATTCTGGACACAG TTCCCATTTTCTGTCTACAATGGACACATCAAGAGTCTACAGAAATGTGAAGACATTTAGGTCTCCAGGGTATAAGCAAGCATCATCCCCATCTCTCCCCCCAG ATGCATGTCGGTGCCCACACTGGCATCATTTGGCTCTGAAATTTGGCTGTGCTGGGCTAATCCTTCTTCTCTTGAGCCTGATTGGACTCAGTGTCTTAG TGAGATTCCTAGTGCAAAAATCACCAATATGCAGTGTGGCTGCTCAAGAGAACAGGACTGGACTAACAG gaaGATCAGTCATACTAGAGTGCCCGAGACACTGGCATCAACACTGGAACAAATGcttatttatttctcaaatttCCAAACCTTGGACAGAAGGTCTAGCAGCCTGCTCTATAAAAGATGCCACTTTGTTGCAcattgaaaataaagaagaactG AGATTCGTGCAGAACTTTATAAAGGGAAAAGAACAGCTATTTTTTATTGGACTAAATTATGTACAAGAGGAGAAGGTCTGGAAGTGGATAAATGGCTCTATTTTAAATCCTAACCT GAGCAGCTGTGGTTTGCTCTCCAGATTACGAATcactggcaaggatgtagaaaaCAGCTGTGCCATCATCTCACAAACAGAAGTGTATTCAGATTCCTGTTCTTCAGACAACCATTGGATCTGCCAAAAGACCCTGAAACATGTCTGA
- the LOC117714803 gene encoding killer cell lectin-like receptor subfamily B member 1F isoform X2 yields the protein MIILVSHRIMNILVWSSIWKRKEICLRERPLLHSGHSSHFLSTMDTSRVYRNVKTFRSPGYKQASSPSLPPDACRCPHWHHLALKFGCAGLILLLLSLIGLSVLVRFLVQKSPICSVAAQENRTGLTGRSVILECPRHWHQHWNKCLFISQISKPWTEGLAACSIKDATLLHIENKEELRFVQNFIKGKEQLFFIGLNYVQEEKVWKWINGSILNPNLLRITGKDVENSCAIISQTEVYSDSCSSDNHWICQKTLKHV from the exons ATGATCATTTTGGTCAGCCACAGGATCATGAACATTCTTGTCTGGAGCAGcatctggaaaagaaaagagatctGTCTCAGGGAGAGACCATTGCTCCATTCTGGACACAG TTCCCATTTTCTGTCTACAATGGACACATCAAGAGTCTACAGAAATGTGAAGACATTTAGGTCTCCAGGGTATAAGCAAGCATCATCCCCATCTCTCCCCCCAG ATGCATGTCGGTGCCCACACTGGCATCATTTGGCTCTGAAATTTGGCTGTGCTGGGCTAATCCTTCTTCTCTTGAGCCTGATTGGACTCAGTGTCTTAG TGAGATTCCTAGTGCAAAAATCACCAATATGCAGTGTGGCTGCTCAAGAGAACAGGACTGGACTAACAG gaaGATCAGTCATACTAGAGTGCCCGAGACACTGGCATCAACACTGGAACAAATGcttatttatttctcaaatttCCAAACCTTGGACAGAAGGTCTAGCAGCCTGCTCTATAAAAGATGCCACTTTGTTGCAcattgaaaataaagaagaactG AGATTCGTGCAGAACTTTATAAAGGGAAAAGAACAGCTATTTTTTATTGGACTAAATTATGTACAAGAGGAGAAGGTCTGGAAGTGGATAAATGGCTCTATTTTAAATCCTAACCT ATTACGAATcactggcaaggatgtagaaaaCAGCTGTGCCATCATCTCACAAACAGAAGTGTATTCAGATTCCTGTTCTTCAGACAACCATTGGATCTGCCAAAAGACCCTGAAACATGTCTGA